The genomic segment CAAATCGCCGCTGTCTATGGCATGGCCGAATAGGCAACTCAAGGCGCGATGCAAATCATCCTCGCCGAGACCAGCAGGCGTTAATAGTTGATGGCGGGCAAGCGTAAGCGTGTCAGTCGTCATGGTTGATCTCAAGTAGACGCATATCGATGCGAGACAGTCATTTGTGGATCAGGATCGATCATACTAAAGTTGAGACCAGAAAAAAGAGGATTGCGCTCCCCGCAATCCCCGCAAGACCTCCAAGCGACGTAGGTCGGGCAAAAGCGGAGCGTTGCCCGACGGGTTCATGGGGGTGGAGGGTGCATGTCGGGCACGTCCGATGCCCGACCTACCTGGCTGAATCCGTGATGACCGGTCGGGAACTCGGCGAAAAGCTCCTGGCGTCCGTGCGGGAAATGAAAGCCGGAGAAGGGGCGCGAGTCACTCGGGTTGCGGTTCCGCCGATTGCGGCAACCCGCAATGCGGTCGGCGTGTCGCAATCCCAGTTTGCCGCGCTGCTCGGCATCTCCGTCCGCACCTTGCAGGAATGGGAACAGGGGAGGCGCTCGCCCACGGGCGCGGCCAAGACCTTGCTGCGCGTGGCGGAAACCCACCCGGAAATCCTGCGCGAGTTGGCGACTGGCTAACCTGCAAATCCCCGCCACTCTCCTGCCCTGCGGCAACTGGAGCAAACGGCGAGTGAGTCACTTGCCTTGCTTATCGCCATTGATGCTTAAGGCAGCTCGCAATAAATAACCTCCAATGGTAGGTCGGGCAAAAGCGCAGCGTTGCCCGACCGGTTCACGGGGGTGGTGGGCGCATGTCGGGCACGTCCGGTGCCCGACCTACCTGGCTATAAATCCTGTCCCTGCAGATATTACAACTAAATCAATTTCACCAAACTCTTCTCTGACTGAATTGAATACCTCGATGGCACTGTTGGTATCGGAAACATCCATTCCTCGTATCAGCGATGGAGAAGATAACTCTGGCCGGAGCGATTCAAGGAGGTTTATCCGTCTACCTGTTGCACAGACCATACAACCGTACTGAAAAAGAATCAGCGCCAACTCCTTTCCAATTCCCGATGATGCTCCGATAATGATAGTTTTTTTATTCCTTTTGCTTCTCGTGGTGGGCAACATAATGTTATCGGTTGTCAATGCGGACAAATCGAAATCCTGAATAAACAAGTTCAGTGCCGTTGCTCAAATCTGTTGCGCGTACCACACTTCCTTCACCGTTACCGATTCCCGCGATAACGGCTTCGTCATCAGAGATCGCCTGCAAGGCATATGTCACTCTGGTTTCTGGATCGACACCGTTCTTGGAGGCGATCACCGCTTTGAATACAAGAATTCCCGATTCGGTTACGAGTTCAGCCTGCTTGAAGTCGAACTGCTCATCGGTTGTGTCTGTTTGATACATGCCCTCTCTCTTGCGCCAAGCGTCGGGTATGTCAACGCTCGGCACTCGCTCAAACGCAAAAGGCGCGGGCAACCCTTCCAGTAAGGCCACATCCTTTGCTTGCACCGTTATAAATCGAATGGACAATGTATCAATCGGTATAGAGATCAAACCGAATGCCACGTTGGCCTTTGGTACGAAGGTGTCGGCACTAACTGGCTGCAGCGTGAAACTCCTGTCAAACAGCGAAGTCTTGAGTTGATCTCCGTCCACGGTAATGGACCCGAGTTGGCCGTTGAACATCGCGTAATGTCCGGCATAACGGGCGAGGTGATCGTGCGACATTCGCATCGGCTCGGGTGTTGGATTGGTGGTATCGCGTGTCGGTGGGGCGCGCCATACTTGGTCTCATAAGCGAGTTCAAGCGCGCGAGTGCCGAGCTTGGTGATGAACTGAGACGCCTCATCACTGTTGGTAAGAATGATTACACCCAGCTTTTGTTTGGGCAGCAGTGAAAGGTGTGCCTGATAGGGAGGGAATCCGCCGTTGTGCCACGCCAGCGGCTGACCTCCAGGGGCGGAAAGGCCGCTCAGCATCCAGGCCATGCCGATTTTGTGGTCGAAATCCAGATCGAGGCCAGCGAACTGTGGCTTGAACATTTTCTGCAGTGTTTCCGGTTTGATGATTTGCATACCCTGCGCACTGCCATCGGCAAAGATGAACCGCAGCCAGCGGCTCATGTCATTTACGCTGGATAGCATGCCCCCCGCAGGGGTATCGCGCAACGATAAGCGGGGCGCGTCCTTTCCCTTGCGATAGCCGCGGGCGTAGCGATGTTCGATATCCGGTGTGAGCTGGAAGGAGGAATCCGCCATTCCCAAGGGCATTAACAGGTTTTGCTGCATGGCGCTGGAGAATTCCTGATGTTCGACGTTCTCGATAACCCTGCCGAGCAAGCTGTAGTCGATATTGGAGTACTTGTATAACGATTGCGGTGGACTTGCGAGACTCTCTTCACTCAATGCTCTGACATACTCCGCGAGGGAAACGGGGTGGTCAACCCACATACCTTTGAGCACATCCGACGGCATTCCGGAGTGATGTGCAAGTAGAGCACGCAAGGTGATGGGCTTGCTGTCTGCGAAACGATTGCGGATGGAAAATTCCGGCACATAATCCGTGACCGGCTTGTCCAGCTGGACATTGCCATATTCGACCAATCGCATGATCTCGGTGGCCGTTACCACCTTGGAGATCGACCCGATACGATACACCGTATCAGCGGTCGCAGGCACATTGTTAGCGGCGTCGGCAAAGCCGAAACCCTCGGCCCACACGACTTTTTGGTCATCAACAAGTGCAATACTTAGTCCCTTGACATCGTGTTTCGCCATGTCCTGCTTTATCAAAGCTGACAGATATTGCCTGGCCGGCTCATAGTCGTTGCGGGCGATATTCGTCGGCCAGGGTGGGACACCAGCGCACCCGGAGAGCAATAATGCAATAGAGAAACCCCAGTTAATTAGCCATCCTGGTATAGGCTTGCCAACGATTATCCCTACATTATCAACGAACTGAGCGTTAATCAAATTGTCTAATAACTATAGAAGACCTCTTTAGAGACTCTAAATTTATAGAGGAGGTGCGGCAATGAACGCGGAATGGATGTTTGATGCACGTAAAATACCGGATGAAGTGATGAATTACATCCGGCGTATTGCGGTTCGCGCGGTCGAAGAGAAGCATTATGGTCCGGAGCTTGTTGCTGATTTTTTGGGTATCGACCGAACGAGTATTTATGATTGGCTTCGCAACTATCGTTATGAAGGAGAAGAAGCCCTGGATACCCGGAAAGCGCTCGGCGCCACGTGTGTGATGACTCCGGATATTGATCGATGGTTAAAAGAAACGATACTCAATACGACGCCGGCGGATCATGGCTATGATACGGTTTTATGGACTTTAGAGATCATGGTTAATTTATTGAAAGAGTACTTTGGTTTATGGGTATCGGATGCCACGGTTCGTCTGCATTTACATCAATTAGGACTGAGTTGTCAAAAACCTTGTTATCATGCCTTAAACCAGGATCAGGAGGAAGTTAAAAAGTTTATTAATGAAGAATTTAAAGAGATTCAGAAGCGGGCTCAAGAACTTGGAGCGGATATTGCGTTTCAGGATGAGTCATGGGTTCAAGGCCATACGCGTTCTGGACGGACGTGGGGCTTAGTCGGTCATCCGCCTGAAATTAAAGTGAGTGATGACCGGGGTGGGTTTCACATTTTATCGATGGTTACGGCGACGGGCGAGTTAATATTTGAAGTGACCACTCAAAAATGAGTGAGTGGGGTTTTCATTGCCTTTTTAGAGAAGGCATTAGAGGGTCGAGAGCGCCCATTAATTGTCATCACGGACAATGCGTCTTATCATACCTCGAAAGAAGTCAAAGCCTTTCTTGAGACGCATCGAAAACAAATCCGCTTGTTCTTTCTTCCCCCCCACTCGCCAGAGTTAAATCCGGATGAACAGGTTTGGAATGAGATCAAAAATGATCATCTGGAAAAGGAGCCAATTAAAAACCGGGCTGATTTCAGAGCGCGCGTTTATTCTGCTTTGGAAAAGCTAAAAGAATTTCAGGAAAGGGTCAAATCATTTTTTAGGCTCCCTGATACTCAATACGCTAATCCTGAAAAAGCTCCAGCATGATTTTTGTGGGGATAACTATTAGCAAGACAATAACATTCGCAAGCTCATTTTCTTGTCGTATTTCGTTGTCATAACGCTATACAAATTTATTTCCATTAAAAACAGGGCTGATTTCAGACAACATGTTTATTCTGCTTTGATAAAGCTAAAAGAATTTAAGGAAAGGGTCAAATCATTCTTTGGGCTTCCTGATACTCAATATGCTAGTGGGCTGACACAGAAGTTTTGACAGGTTCAGAGGTTTCTAGGTCCACCGGGGTTTCAGAAGATTTCAAGGGAGGATAGAGGCGCTTGAGTTTGACCCGGGCCAAGTCGGTGCCGAACTGCCAGTGGATTTTGGTCTGACGTAGGTTGCGTGGGCCTTGCCAAGCGGCGATTTCCTTCCGCAAAGTTTCGAGGTTCGCAATGCGGCGATTCAAACACTGGCCGGCGAGAACAGCGAACTCACATTCCGCCATATTGAGCCAACTGCCATGCTTGGGGGTGTAATGAAATTCGAGCTTGCGGGTGATCCGGCGGGCTTCCTCTGGAGAAAAGACACTATACAAGGCCGCAGGAGTGTGGGTATTGAGGTTATCCACGACCAACCGGATTCGCTCCGCCTTCGGAAAGTACACATCAACGAGTTGCTGCATTTGCTGGGCAAAATCGCGTTTGGTGCGCTGTTTCGTGACATTAACATGACGCCACCCGCGCAAGGGTTGTACGAATAGAAATAAATTGGCGGTGCCTTCGCGTTTGTATTCACAGTCATAGCGCGCCGGTTGACCCGGGCGGGCGGGTTGAGGACAGCGGGTTTCGCTGGTCAATTGCACCGGACTTTCATCGAAGCACACTTGGGGGTATTGAGGATCATCGGGTTCGGCGTACAGGTCCAACACATCCTCCATATGCCAAACATAATCGGGACTGACACTGGGAATACACCATTCTTGACGTTGCCAGGGTTTGAGGTCGTTTTTTTAAGGATGCGCCGCACACTCTCACGGGAAATGGCTTCGATGGGCCGGAGTTCCATGAAGCGGTCCGCTAACAATTGGAGAGTCCACTGACAACGGCCAGCGGGCGGGGTACTACAGGCCAAGGCGACCAGAAAGGCGGCCTGTTTGCCGGTCAAGGCCGGGGGCAAACCGACTCGTGGCCGCTCGCTTAACGCCGCCAGCAACCCTTCGTCGACAAACCGTTGACGGGTACGATGAACGGTCGAAATCCCCAAGTGAAGGCTTTGGGCAATGGCCTCATCCGTCGCCCCTTCCGCAGCCTGCAGCAACACATGGGCACGGGCAACCTTGCGCGCCGCTGCCTTGCCTTTATGAATGACCTTCAGCAGGTCTTCCCGCTCCTCTTCAGTTAGATCAACCAGATACTTGTGGGCCATGGTGATTCCTCCTGTTGATCTCAACCATAGGGCACCCACCGCTACCTGTCAAAACTTCTGTGTCAGCCCACTAGTCTCGAACAAGCTCTAGCATGATTTTTATGGGGATAACTATTAGCAAGACAATACAAGGGGGGAATTGACGATTCAAAATCCATTGAGAAACGGTATAACAACGCTGCCCAGCAACCGCTGGCGCAGCCCGGTGATCCCTTACAGACAGTTCTTCCAAATCAAACAGGCGGCCAGAAAAAAGGGGATTGCGCTCCCCGCAATCCCCGCAAGACCTCCAAGCGAAAGAACAGAGGTCAATCAGACCCAATACTCAACGGCTTAAATGTAATCGCTCTTAAAACTTTCGAGCGTCTTGATGTAATTGGCGCGCTCAAAAGCAGTCGGATCAGCCACATTCTGCTGGCTCATCGACCCTTTCATCTGCGTCACCGACTGGTACTGATTCATCTCCATCCACGCCTGCAAACCATCACGCAGAGTGGTCAGATAATCGACGCCATTCTTGAGCAACGCCGAGGTTGTCATCACCGCATCGGCGCCAGCCATCAAGTACTTCACGACTTCAACCGGGGTATGCACCCCGCGCGTCGCTCCTAGAGAAGCTTTTAGTTTCCCGTACAGCACGGCGATCCACAGCAAGGGCAGGCGAATCTCATCCGGGGTACTCAAATTCAGATTCGGCGCCACTTCCAGCTTGTCTAAATCGAAATCCGGCTGATAGAAGCGATTGAACAGCACCAGTGCATCAACGCCGACATTGTCCAGCGCTTTGGCCATGGAACCGATGGCGCTGAAGAACGGACTCAGTTTAACGGCAACGGGGATCGTGACCGATTCCTTGACCGCCTTGACAATCTTGATGTAACGCTCCTCGACTTCTCGACCATTGGTGGTCAAATCGGCGGGAATGTAATAGATATTCAGCTCGATGCCTTTAGCCCCGGCCTGTTGCATCAATTGGGCATACTCGATCCAGCCGGTATTGGTGATGCCGTTAAGACTGCCGATTACCGGAATATCTACAGCCTCGGACGCCCGGCGCAACAGATCGAGATAACTATCCGGACCCACCGTGTAGTCATCCACTTCCGGCAGATAGCTCAGCGACTCGGCGAAGCTCTCGGTGCCGGCGGTCATCAGGTGTTCCAGGGCAGCGCTTTCATGCTTTAACTGCTCCTCGAACAGGGAAAACATGACGATCGCCGCCGCGCCTGCGTCTTCCAGGCGCTTGATGCTCGCCACACTTCCCGATAATGGCGATGATGACGCCACGATGGGATGCTTCAGTTTCATCCCCATGTAAGTGGTGGTTAAATCCATGTTCATTCCTTCAGAAATAAGGGATCAGGTTCCAGACTCCAGGCATCAGGCTGCCAGGTTGCAGGTCCGTATCTGACCTCTGACGCCTAACGCCGGATACTTTGGTTACTTGAATTTGGGCACAAACGTACCGCCGCTACGGGTCGCCATGTCCTCATACACCGACCAGCGCCTGTTAATCGCCTGCTGGGCCATGTCCATCAGGTGCTCGGCTTCCGCCGGGTTGGTGTGAGCCAGCACCTTGTAGCGCACCTCGTTATAGGCGTATTTCTTGAGCGGAATCTTCGGACGCCCGGAATCCAGAACAAACGGGTTCTCGTTGGATTCATGCACCATCGGGTTGTAGCGGAACAAGGGCCAATGACCGCTCTCCACCGCCAGATGTTGTTGATCCAGTCCGCGCTGCATATTGATGCCGTGGGCAATGCAGTGGCTGTAGGCCAGAATCAGCGACGGTCCCTGGTAAGCTTCGGCCTCGCGGAAGGCTAGCAGCGCCTGCTGTGGATTAGCGCCCAAGGCGACACGCGCGACATAGACATTACCGTAGGAGATGGCCTGCAACGCGATGTCTTTCTTACCGATATGTTTGCCCGCCGCAGCGAACTTGGCGACGGCGCCCATCGGGGTGGATTTCGACATCTGGCCACCGGTATTGGAATACACCTCGGTGTCCATGACCAGAACGTTCACATCGCGACCGCTGGCCAGGACGTGATCGACGCCGGAGGAACCGATGTCGTAGGCCCAGCCATCGCCGCCGACAATCCAGACGCTGCGCCGCACCAGTTGATCGGCGACCGCCAGCAATTGCGCTGCGCGGGGATCGTTGATCTCCTGCAAACGTTGCTTCAAATCCGCGACCCGCCCACGTTGCCG from the Gammaproteobacteria bacterium genome contains:
- a CDS encoding SDR family NAD(P)-dependent oxidoreductase translates to MLPTTRSKRNKKTIIIGASSGIGKELALILFQYGCMVCATGRRINLLESLRPELSSPSLIRGMDVSDTNSAIEVFNSVREEFGEIDLVVISAGTGFIAR
- a CDS encoding dihydroorotate dehydrogenase-like protein codes for the protein MDLTTTYMGMKLKHPIVASSSPLSGSVASIKRLEDAGAAAIVMFSLFEEQLKHESAALEHLMTAGTESFAESLSYLPEVDDYTVGPDSYLDLLRRASEAVDIPVIGSLNGITNTGWIEYAQLMQQAGAKGIELNIYYIPADLTTNGREVEERYIKIVKAVKESVTIPVAVKLSPFFSAIGSMAKALDNVGVDALVLFNRFYQPDFDLDKLEVAPNLNLSTPDEIRLPLLWIAVLYGKLKASLGATRGVHTPVEVVKYLMAGADAVMTTSALLKNGVDYLTTLRDGLQAWMEMNQYQSVTQMKGSMSQQNVADPTAFERANYIKTLESFKSDYI
- a CDS encoding IS630 family transposase, whose protein sequence is MNAEWMFDARKIPDEVMNYIRRIAVRAVEEKHYGPELVADFLGIDRTSIYDWLRNYRYEGEEALDTRKALGATCVMTPDIDRWLKETILNTTPADHGYDTVLWTLEIMVNLLKEYFGLWVSDATVRLHLHQLGLSCQKPCYHALNQDQEEVKKFINEEFKEIQKRAQELGADIAFQDESWVQGHTRSGRTWGLVGHPPEIKVSDDRGGFHILSMVTATGELIFEVTTQK
- a CDS encoding beta-lactamase family protein; this encodes MAKHDVKGLSIALVDDQKVVWAEGFGFADAANNVPATADTVYRIGSISKVVTATEIMRLVEYGNVQLDKPVTDYVPEFSIRNRFADSKPITLRALLAHHSGMPSDVLKGMWVDHPVSLAEYVRALSEESLASPPQSLYKYSNIDYSLLGRVIENVEHQEFSSAMQQNLLMPLGMADSSFQLTPDIEHRYARGYRKGKDAPRLSLRDTPAGGMLSSVNDMSRWLRFIFADGSAQGMQIIKPETLQKMFKPQFAGLDLDFDHKIGMAWMLSGLSAPGGQPLAWHNGGFPPYQAHLSLLPKQKLGVIILTNSDEASQFITKLGTRALELAYETKYGAPHRHAIPPIQHPSRCECRTITSPVMPDITRCSTANSGPLPWTEINSRLRCLTGVSRCSQLVPTPSYQRPTWHSV
- a CDS encoding helix-turn-helix domain-containing protein, translated to MTGRELGEKLLASVREMKAGEGARVTRVAVPPIAATRNAVGVSQSQFAALLGISVRTLQEWEQGRRSPTGAAKTLLRVAETHPEILRELATG
- a CDS encoding transposase, which encodes MSGVFIAFLEKALEGRERPLIVITDNASYHTSKEVKAFLETHRKQIRLFFLPPHSPELNPDEQVWNEIKNDHLEKEPIKNRADFRARVYSALEKLKEFQERVKSFFRLPDTQYANPEKAPA